Proteins encoded within one genomic window of Prauserella marina:
- the eccCa gene encoding type VII secretion protein EccCa: protein MIVRRPLRRPAPELPSGDTILEAPPENPEPSGKGWTRMLMIVPMLAIMGGMILMISMRFNFGPIMYIAGGLMAVGMGGMMLFMMLNQSNQGTSKQEMILNRRRYMRRLSQLRVKVRDSIGKQQAAMYYRHPDPARLWSTAQSARLWERRPLDWDFLVVRLGVGEQELATPLVPPQTRPVDELEPLCAMALRRFVTKYSTVPDLPIAVALHGFSHIYVTGDTGAKRALARAITAQLATFHAPGDVILGAVTVPDERASWEWFKWIPHALHPNKADAVGNIRLVTDSVVALESMLDDVFSTRPRFNPGTPPAEGLAHVVVFLDGGPVSGSEHLMADGGVEGVTVVNLADPPPRVLDASTLVLDIATDGELTSKTMDGEGKVGTADALDLSDMRGLARMLAPLRLSVQTATDQPLAGGPLELTDLLDLGDPHAFSLAETWSSRSNRSRLRVAIGVHADGRPMELDLKESAQDGMGPHGLLVGATGSGKSELLRTLVLALATTHDPETLNFVLTDFKGGATFTKLDQLPHTSAVITNLEDELHLVDRMLDAIQGELMRRQELLRKTGDFNSQYTYEKARAAGAPLEPLPALLVIVDEFSELLTARPDFIDMFVQIGRVGRSLGVHLLLASQRLDEGRLRGLESHLSYRIALRTFSAMESRTVLGVPDAAQLPRSPGNGFVKADSELARFKAAYVSGPIKNKAAVRTDKAGNRIVPVQEYTTHYLRPKITDKPEPDTTTAADNENTESLLEVLVDRMKGQGRPAHQVWLPPLAEPPTLPDLVGPLGKHDRRGLTTTTTATHGTLSAVVGIIDKPFEQRRDPYWIDLSGAGGNIVVIGAPRSGKSVAIRTILATLALTHTPAEVQFACLDFGGGGLTAIRDLAHVSGVATRRDTDTVRRAIAEAHGLLQERERAFAEHGIDSMATYRRRLRNGDFPTDRFGDLFLIVDGWSTLRTEFEDLEPTVAEILNRGLGYGIHVIAGCNRWMDLRMNTRDMFGTRLELRLGDPLDSQFGRKHAASVPENTPGRGITPEGLHFLAGVPRIDGQHSDEGLGEATAALVPAINNAWDGNPAAKVRLLPAVLPYEDLPPADTAPTQGIAIGISERDLQPVHLNFDTEPHLLAIGDVETGKSSLLRALATSIMARYQPDQAQIALIDYRRSMLGLVPDDYLIGYATNQASVKRMTALTVDAMTKRLPSDDITPQQLKNRTWWTGPELFLLIDDYDLVTSGHDNPLPTLLDYMTQGRDIGLHLIITRRSGGAGRALFDPVLSRIKELASPAIMLSGNRDEGPLFDNRRPQKLPPGRAWLITRTTGHQMIQLAHLPMAT, encoded by the coding sequence ATGATTGTTAGGCGTCCGTTGCGTCGTCCGGCGCCGGAGTTGCCTTCTGGGGACACGATTTTGGAGGCGCCGCCGGAGAATCCTGAGCCGAGTGGTAAGGGTTGGACTCGGATGCTGATGATCGTGCCGATGTTGGCGATCATGGGCGGGATGATCTTGATGATCTCGATGCGGTTCAATTTCGGGCCCATCATGTACATCGCTGGTGGGCTGATGGCGGTGGGGATGGGCGGCATGATGCTGTTCATGATGCTCAACCAGTCCAATCAGGGCACGAGTAAGCAGGAGATGATCCTGAACCGGCGCCGGTATATGCGGCGGTTGAGCCAGTTGCGGGTGAAGGTGCGGGACAGTATCGGTAAGCAGCAGGCGGCGATGTATTACCGGCATCCGGATCCGGCACGGTTGTGGTCCACGGCGCAGAGCGCCCGCCTGTGGGAGCGGCGCCCGCTGGACTGGGATTTCCTGGTGGTGCGGCTGGGTGTGGGTGAGCAGGAGTTGGCGACGCCGTTGGTGCCGCCGCAGACCCGGCCGGTGGATGAGCTGGAACCGTTGTGCGCGATGGCGTTGCGGCGGTTCGTGACGAAGTATTCCACGGTGCCGGATTTGCCGATCGCGGTGGCGTTGCACGGTTTCTCCCACATTTACGTCACCGGTGACACCGGTGCGAAGCGGGCGCTGGCGCGGGCGATCACCGCCCAGCTGGCCACCTTCCACGCCCCCGGTGATGTGATCCTGGGTGCGGTCACGGTGCCGGACGAGCGGGCGTCGTGGGAGTGGTTCAAATGGATTCCCCACGCCCTGCACCCGAACAAGGCCGACGCGGTGGGCAACATCCGCCTCGTGACCGACAGTGTGGTGGCGCTGGAGTCCATGTTGGACGATGTGTTTTCCACCCGCCCGCGTTTCAACCCCGGCACACCCCCGGCCGAGGGCCTGGCCCACGTGGTGGTGTTCCTCGACGGGGGGCCGGTGTCGGGGTCGGAGCATTTGATGGCTGATGGCGGGGTCGAGGGCGTCACCGTGGTCAATTTGGCTGATCCGCCACCCCGTGTTTTGGATGCCTCCACCCTGGTGCTCGACATCGCCACCGACGGTGAACTGACCAGCAAAACGATGGACGGGGAAGGCAAAGTCGGCACCGCTGATGCGCTGGACCTGTCCGACATGCGTGGCCTGGCCCGGATGCTGGCCCCGCTGCGCCTGTCGGTGCAGACCGCCACCGACCAGCCCCTGGCCGGGGGTCCGTTGGAGTTGACGGATCTGCTCGACCTCGGCGACCCCCACGCCTTCTCCCTGGCCGAGACCTGGTCCTCGCGCTCCAACCGCTCCCGCCTGCGGGTGGCGATCGGCGTCCACGCCGACGGCCGCCCGATGGAACTCGACCTCAAAGAGTCCGCCCAGGACGGCATGGGCCCGCACGGGCTGCTGGTCGGGGCGACCGGGTCCGGTAAATCCGAGTTGCTGCGGACGCTGGTGCTGGCGTTGGCGACCACCCATGATCCGGAAACGTTGAACTTCGTGCTCACCGACTTCAAAGGTGGCGCGACGTTCACCAAACTCGACCAACTCCCCCACACCAGCGCGGTCATCACCAACCTCGAAGACGAACTCCACCTCGTGGACCGCATGCTCGACGCCATCCAAGGCGAACTCATGCGCCGCCAAGAACTGCTGCGCAAAACCGGCGACTTCAACTCCCAATACACCTACGAAAAAGCCCGCGCCGCCGGGGCACCGCTGGAACCGCTGCCCGCGCTGCTGGTCATCGTCGACGAATTCTCCGAACTACTCACCGCCCGCCCCGACTTCATCGACATGTTCGTCCAAATCGGCCGCGTCGGCCGCTCACTCGGCGTCCACCTCCTACTGGCCTCCCAACGTTTGGACGAAGGCCGACTCCGCGGGCTGGAATCCCACCTGTCCTACCGCATCGCGCTACGCACCTTCTCCGCAATGGAAAGCCGCACCGTCCTCGGAGTCCCCGACGCCGCACAACTGCCCCGCTCCCCGGGCAACGGATTCGTCAAAGCCGACTCCGAACTCGCCCGCTTCAAAGCCGCCTACGTCTCCGGCCCCATCAAAAACAAAGCCGCCGTGCGCACCGACAAAGCCGGCAACCGCATCGTCCCGGTCCAGGAATACACCACCCACTACCTCCGCCCCAAAATCACCGACAAACCCGAACCCGACACCACCACGGCCGCCGACAACGAGAACACCGAAAGCCTCCTTGAGGTCCTCGTCGACCGCATGAAAGGCCAAGGCCGACCCGCCCACCAAGTCTGGCTGCCCCCCTTGGCCGAACCACCCACGCTGCCTGATCTCGTGGGCCCGCTCGGCAAGCACGACCGCCGCGGCCTCACCACCACCACCACGGCCACCCACGGCACCCTCTCAGCCGTGGTCGGGATCATCGACAAACCGTTCGAACAACGCCGCGACCCCTACTGGATCGACCTGTCCGGCGCGGGCGGCAACATCGTCGTCATCGGCGCCCCCCGCAGCGGCAAAAGCGTCGCCATCCGCACCATCCTCGCCACCCTCGCCCTCACCCACACCCCCGCCGAAGTCCAATTCGCCTGCCTCGACTTCGGCGGCGGCGGGCTGACCGCCATCCGCGACCTCGCCCACGTCAGCGGCGTCGCCACCCGCCGCGACACCGACACAGTCCGCCGCGCCATCGCCGAAGCCCACGGACTCCTGCAAGAACGCGAACGGGCCTTCGCCGAACACGGCATCGACAGCATGGCCACCTACCGCAGGCGCCTGCGCAACGGCGACTTCCCCACCGACCGATTCGGAGACCTCTTCCTCATCGTGGATGGCTGGTCCACCCTGCGCACCGAATTCGAAGACCTCGAACCCACCGTCGCGGAAATCCTCAACCGCGGCCTCGGCTACGGCATCCACGTCATCGCCGGCTGCAACCGGTGGATGGACCTGCGCATGAACACCCGCGACATGTTCGGCACCCGCCTCGAACTCCGCCTCGGCGACCCCCTGGACTCCCAATTCGGCCGCAAACACGCCGCCAGCGTCCCCGAAAACACCCCCGGCCGCGGCATCACACCCGAAGGCTTGCACTTCCTCGCCGGAGTCCCCCGCATCGACGGCCAGCACAGCGACGAAGGACTCGGCGAAGCCACCGCCGCCCTCGTCCCAGCCATCAACAACGCCTGGGACGGCAACCCCGCCGCGAAAGTCCGCCTCCTACCCGCGGTCCTGCCCTACGAAGACCTTCCCCCCGCCGACACCGCACCCACACAAGGCATCGCGATCGGCATCTCCGAACGCGACCTCCAACCCGTCCACCTCAACTTCGACACCGAACCCCACCTCCTGGCCATCGGCGACGTCGAAACCGGCAAAAGCTCACTACTACGCGCCCTGGCCACCAGCATCATGGCCCGCTACCAACCCGACCAAGCCCAAATCGCGCTCATCGACTACCGCCGCAGCATGCTCGGCCTCGTCCCCGACGACTACCTCATCGGCTACGCCACCAACCAAGCCTCCGTCAAACGCATGACCGCCCTCACCGTCGACGCCATGACCAAACGCCTCCCCAGCGACGACATCACCCCCCAACAACTCAAAAACCGAACCTGGTGGACCGGCCCCGAACTATTCCTCCTCATCGACGACTACGACCTCGTCACCAGCGGACACGACAACCCACTACCCACCCTGCTGGACTACATGACCCAAGGCCGCGACATCGGCCTCCACCTCATCATCACCCGCCGCTCCGGCGGCGCCGGAAGAGCACTCTTCGACCCCGTCCTCTCCCGCATCAAAGAACTCGCCTCACCCGCCATCATGCTCTCCGGCAACAGAGACGAAGGCCCACTCTTCGACAACAGAAGACCCCAAAAACTCCCACCAGGCCGAGCCTGGCTCATCACCAGAACCACCGGACACCAAATGATCCAACTCGCCCACCTACCGATGGCGACTTGA
- a CDS encoding S8 family serine peptidase codes for MTRKHHTRKPLAAVLAALVLTITAWGGATVVTAPAAVAQDRCVPPGTHHAPVPWPQHLLAPDQVWPLSTGRGQRVAVIGTGVETPPQLAGKVSASTDLAPADTTGRDSGRTDCLGIGTGVAGIIAANPEPGTGFRGMAPGATVLSAKVVGDSYPTQSGDSVDPGILASALDWAVGENATVIAVPVVSYRDSPALRAAVDRALRANTVIVAAVGDTNGQDDAPLTPYPAAYPGVLAVGAIDTTTTAAGFSRTGPVDLVAPGDNITTTQPGHGLAPVSGTAYAAAYTAATTALVRSYYPDLPAPAVVARLKATAAPAPETPGSTRYGAGIINPHQAITEHTGDGAQTSPNTSVSRQPPTDEEIAAAQATMNGQTLGYTLTAAGIALTLLIAGIIVFGPLGKRRNWRPGNTPTSEEHLLRHHQPEPPRNLFDDLNQRKRR; via the coding sequence GTGACCCGGAAACACCACACCAGAAAGCCGCTCGCCGCTGTCCTCGCCGCACTGGTACTGACCATCACCGCATGGGGCGGCGCCACCGTGGTCACCGCCCCAGCGGCCGTGGCACAGGACCGCTGCGTACCACCAGGCACACACCACGCTCCCGTGCCATGGCCACAACACCTGCTCGCCCCCGACCAGGTCTGGCCACTGTCCACCGGACGCGGGCAGCGGGTCGCGGTCATCGGCACCGGCGTGGAAACCCCACCCCAACTAGCCGGAAAAGTCTCCGCCAGCACCGATCTGGCCCCCGCCGACACCACCGGCCGCGACAGCGGACGCACCGACTGCCTCGGCATCGGCACCGGCGTCGCCGGCATCATCGCCGCCAACCCCGAACCCGGCACCGGATTCCGCGGCATGGCCCCCGGCGCCACCGTGCTCTCCGCCAAGGTCGTCGGCGACAGCTACCCCACCCAATCCGGCGACTCCGTCGACCCCGGGATACTCGCCTCCGCGCTGGACTGGGCCGTCGGCGAAAACGCCACCGTGATCGCGGTCCCCGTCGTGTCCTACCGCGACAGCCCCGCCCTCCGCGCCGCCGTCGATCGGGCCCTGCGCGCCAACACGGTCATCGTCGCCGCCGTCGGCGACACCAACGGCCAGGACGACGCCCCCCTCACCCCCTACCCCGCCGCCTACCCCGGTGTCCTCGCAGTCGGCGCGATCGACACCACCACCACCGCGGCCGGGTTCTCCCGCACCGGCCCCGTCGACCTCGTCGCCCCCGGCGACAACATCACCACCACCCAACCCGGACACGGACTCGCCCCCGTCTCCGGAACCGCCTACGCCGCCGCCTACACCGCCGCCACCACCGCACTCGTGCGCTCCTACTACCCCGACCTCCCCGCCCCCGCCGTCGTCGCACGACTCAAAGCCACCGCCGCACCCGCCCCCGAAACCCCCGGCAGCACCCGCTACGGCGCAGGCATCATCAACCCCCACCAAGCCATCACCGAACACACCGGCGACGGCGCACAAACCTCCCCGAACACCTCGGTCTCCCGGCAACCACCCACCGACGAGGAAATCGCCGCCGCCCAGGCCACCATGAACGGACAAACCCTCGGCTACACCCTCACCGCCGCCGGAATCGCACTCACCCTCCTCATCGCCGGAATCATCGTCTTCGGACCACTCGGCAAACGCCGAAACTGGCGACCCGGCAACACCCCCACCAGCGAAGAACACCTACTCCGACACCACCAACCCGAACCACCACGCAACCTCTTCGACGACCTGAACCAACGAAAACGCCGCTGA
- a CDS encoding RNA polymerase sigma-70 factor, which translates to MSKVDDFEELRGLLLSIAYRILGSVSEAEDAVQETWLRFDGSETKPVSVKAFLSATVTRISIDVLRSARMRRESYVGPWLPEPLLTDPYQDPGRAAELADSVSMAALLLLERLSPLERAVFVLREVFAFGFDEIATAVGRTESACRQLLVRARRHMAEGRPRFEADRRERQELATRFFQAMTDGDVGGLRNLLAADVQLIGDSGGKAPRLANTIVGSDNVARVLGSGFSMLARAEVAFEQRELNGQPGAIFRDRDGNVLQIVVLDMLEGQIQAIRGVSNPDKLGHLGPVGDAWALDRELRQTRRRQD; encoded by the coding sequence GTGAGCAAGGTCGATGATTTCGAGGAGCTGCGGGGCCTGCTGCTCTCGATCGCCTACCGGATCCTCGGCAGCGTCAGCGAGGCCGAGGACGCGGTGCAGGAGACGTGGCTGCGCTTCGACGGCTCGGAGACGAAGCCGGTGTCGGTCAAGGCATTCCTCTCGGCGACGGTCACCAGGATCTCGATCGACGTGCTGCGCTCCGCTCGAATGCGCAGGGAGTCCTACGTCGGTCCCTGGCTTCCGGAGCCGCTGCTGACCGACCCCTACCAAGATCCCGGCAGAGCGGCGGAGCTCGCCGACTCGGTGTCGATGGCGGCGCTGTTGCTGCTCGAACGGCTCAGTCCGCTGGAAAGGGCGGTCTTCGTACTGCGTGAGGTGTTCGCCTTCGGGTTCGACGAGATCGCGACGGCCGTGGGCCGCACCGAGTCGGCGTGCAGACAGTTGCTGGTGCGGGCGCGGCGGCACATGGCGGAGGGGCGGCCGCGCTTCGAGGCGGACCGGAGAGAACGGCAGGAACTGGCGACACGGTTCTTCCAGGCGATGACCGATGGTGACGTTGGTGGGCTCCGCAACCTGCTGGCAGCCGACGTCCAGCTCATCGGCGACAGCGGAGGCAAGGCACCGCGACTGGCCAACACCATCGTGGGCTCGGACAACGTCGCGAGGGTGCTCGGCTCGGGCTTCTCGATGCTGGCGAGGGCCGAGGTGGCATTCGAGCAGCGGGAGCTCAACGGGCAGCCCGGTGCGATCTTCCGCGACAGGGACGGCAACGTGCTGCAGATCGTCGTGCTCGACATGCTCGAAGGGCAGATCCAGGCGATTCGAGGGGTGAGCAACCCCGACAAGCTCGGTCACCTCGGGCCGGTCGGCGACGCGTGGGCGCTTGACCGCGAGCTGCGGCAGACGCGCAGGCGTCAGGACTGA
- a CDS encoding carboxymuconolactone decarboxylase family protein, giving the protein MDARLNLLASPAVGKAAKHFISLNKLLKESSLPSSTQELVALRVSQINGCAPCIDIHTKEAAAAGETQLRLNLVAAWREATVFTEDERAALEVAEQGTRVADAAEGVSDEAWARAVKHYDEEALTALVILVAFMNTVNRMNIITRQQTAGDYQPGQFH; this is encoded by the coding sequence ATGGACGCGCGACTGAACCTTCTCGCCAGCCCGGCCGTTGGCAAGGCGGCCAAACACTTCATATCGCTGAACAAGCTGCTGAAGGAGTCCTCGCTGCCGAGTAGCACCCAGGAGCTGGTGGCACTGCGGGTCAGCCAGATCAACGGCTGCGCTCCGTGCATCGACATTCACACCAAGGAGGCTGCGGCGGCGGGGGAGACCCAGCTCCGGCTCAACCTCGTCGCCGCATGGCGCGAGGCGACCGTCTTCACCGAGGACGAGCGGGCCGCGCTTGAGGTGGCCGAGCAGGGAACCAGGGTCGCCGACGCCGCCGAAGGAGTCAGCGACGAGGCGTGGGCGCGGGCGGTCAAACACTACGACGAGGAAGCGCTCACCGCGCTCGTGATCCTGGTTGCCTTCATGAACACCGTCAACCGCATGAACATCATCACCAGGCAACAGACCGCGGGTGACTACCAGCCAGGACAGTTCCACTGA
- the eccB gene encoding type VII secretion protein EccB translates to MASRKDQLHSYQFMMQRVVSSVMVHETDPEQTPLRRSVGAVFGSVMIAAIIAAVFGIVGVLTNTGGSSWQSDGSVVIERETGAAFVYLDGELQPVLNYASARLLAGSGSTPAAAAAGMRGGRMGAAANTGEPFRVAGKSLAGIPRKPMVGIAGAPDSLPPPDRAITAPWMSCTHLGQDASGSPSISTEVRVGVEETERDSLGNSALLVRDNESGTRYLIWNNHRYRFAGADPDRLLRSIFGFGNRIVDVGSAWLNALPAGPDLRDIGIDGHGGETAAVPGHQIGDLLHHPVGTGEQYYVVLREGLAPITPLQMRIILGQHSTEPTPVSASMAGNVPVADVLNGQQGPTAPPTNPPPVADIPDSEPVSLCATTTGAGTRSTVSMTTGSLAGAEGAPTVGQSQSGGVLADRIHVPPGQVAVVRAMPSDTAQGGALNVVTDEGVRYPVPTDEELSSLGYDPNTAVPMPAALVQRIPAGPTLSSAAAGTPATPETH, encoded by the coding sequence ATGGCCTCACGCAAGGATCAACTGCACTCCTACCAGTTCATGATGCAACGCGTCGTGTCCTCGGTGATGGTGCACGAAACCGACCCGGAGCAAACCCCACTGCGCCGCTCCGTGGGGGCGGTGTTCGGCAGCGTCATGATCGCCGCCATCATCGCCGCCGTGTTCGGCATCGTCGGGGTACTCACCAACACCGGCGGATCCAGCTGGCAATCCGACGGATCGGTGGTCATCGAACGCGAAACCGGCGCCGCGTTCGTCTACCTCGACGGCGAACTCCAACCCGTCCTCAACTACGCCTCCGCCCGGCTGCTCGCCGGAAGTGGCTCCACCCCCGCCGCCGCGGCCGCCGGCATGCGGGGTGGCCGGATGGGCGCCGCCGCCAACACCGGCGAACCATTCCGCGTCGCGGGCAAGAGCCTCGCCGGGATCCCCCGCAAACCCATGGTCGGCATCGCCGGAGCACCCGACTCGCTGCCACCCCCGGACCGGGCCATCACCGCCCCGTGGATGTCCTGCACCCATTTGGGTCAAGACGCCTCCGGCAGCCCCTCCATCTCCACCGAAGTCAGAGTCGGGGTCGAGGAAACAGAACGCGACTCGCTCGGGAACTCGGCGCTGCTGGTGCGTGACAACGAGAGCGGAACCCGGTATCTGATCTGGAACAACCACCGCTACCGCTTCGCCGGAGCCGACCCCGACCGGCTACTGCGCTCCATCTTCGGGTTTGGCAACCGCATCGTCGACGTCGGCTCCGCCTGGCTCAACGCCCTGCCCGCCGGGCCCGACCTGCGTGACATCGGCATCGACGGTCACGGCGGAGAAACCGCCGCCGTCCCAGGACACCAGATCGGCGACCTGCTCCACCACCCGGTCGGCACCGGCGAGCAGTACTACGTCGTGCTCCGTGAAGGACTCGCGCCCATCACCCCGCTGCAGATGCGGATCATCCTCGGCCAGCACTCCACCGAACCCACACCGGTATCGGCATCCATGGCCGGCAACGTTCCCGTCGCCGATGTCCTCAACGGACAACAAGGCCCCACCGCGCCGCCCACCAACCCCCCACCCGTCGCCGACATCCCCGACAGCGAACCCGTCAGCCTCTGCGCCACGACAACCGGCGCGGGCACCCGCTCCACGGTGTCCATGACCACCGGCAGCCTGGCCGGAGCCGAAGGCGCGCCCACCGTCGGGCAGTCCCAGTCGGGTGGTGTCCTCGCCGACCGCATCCACGTCCCACCAGGGCAGGTCGCCGTCGTCCGGGCCATGCCCTCCGACACCGCACAAGGTGGAGCACTCAACGTCGTCACCGACGAAGGCGTCCGCTACCCCGTGCCCACCGACGAAGAACTCAGCAGTCTCGGCTACGACCCGAATACGGCGGTCCCGATGCCAGCCGCGCTGGTACAACGCATCCCCGCGGGCCCGACCCTGTCGAGCGCGGCAGCGGGAACGCCCGCCACACCCGAAACACACTAG
- the eccD gene encoding type VII secretion integral membrane protein EccD, protein MTHALGVALTRVTVVTAKRSIDIALPEDVIAADLVPYLLQHVGEEAADTGERHGGWLLRRHGGAVIDSTKTLATQRVMDGEVLHLVAGQSEWPEVEYDDVVESIASGSRRYGRSWGGAATRRCSLAAAAIILLAGLGAALTFTSPWWAAGLALLGAAGVLLAAGVALARAVGDAEAGAVIAACATAYAFAGGWLVAGPEGLPFTEFGAAQLTLGSTAALVFGALGYVGVPAKARWFAAAILGGLWGVLGGLLGGTMTPDGAAAVVLTVSLVLLPAYPLLAIRLGRIPLPELPQRSSDLFNDAEQPPVANIYAAAARTDELLSGFLIAVSGAAVVCALVLTGEGSTTRILMVLAAALSLLLRARLFAVARQRVPLLLAGGFAGLLCVADRVIAAETNGTRMLLLFGILAVALLVVYGGLTYSKKTPSPYLGRIADIFDVISVLALVPFAFYITGFYTHVQELMAGIG, encoded by the coding sequence GTGACCCACGCACTCGGCGTCGCGTTGACGCGAGTCACCGTGGTGACGGCGAAACGCTCCATTGACATCGCTCTGCCCGAAGACGTGATCGCCGCGGATCTGGTCCCGTATTTGCTGCAGCATGTCGGCGAAGAGGCCGCCGACACCGGCGAGCGGCATGGTGGCTGGCTGTTGCGCCGCCACGGGGGAGCGGTGATCGACTCGACGAAAACGCTTGCGACGCAGCGCGTCATGGACGGCGAAGTCCTGCATCTGGTGGCGGGGCAGTCGGAATGGCCGGAGGTCGAGTACGACGACGTCGTCGAGTCGATCGCCAGCGGCTCCCGCCGCTACGGCCGCAGCTGGGGCGGTGCGGCCACCCGCCGGTGCAGCCTCGCGGCGGCGGCGATCATTCTGCTGGCCGGGCTGGGCGCGGCGTTGACGTTCACCTCTCCGTGGTGGGCCGCCGGACTCGCCCTGTTGGGCGCGGCTGGAGTGTTGCTCGCGGCGGGGGTGGCGTTGGCTCGGGCGGTAGGAGACGCGGAGGCGGGCGCGGTGATCGCCGCCTGCGCCACCGCTTACGCCTTCGCCGGCGGCTGGCTCGTCGCCGGACCCGAGGGGTTGCCGTTCACCGAATTCGGCGCCGCCCAGCTGACGTTGGGGTCGACGGCGGCGCTGGTGTTCGGCGCACTCGGCTATGTCGGGGTTCCGGCGAAGGCCCGCTGGTTCGCCGCCGCCATTCTCGGCGGACTCTGGGGTGTCCTCGGTGGCCTGCTCGGCGGGACCATGACCCCCGACGGCGCCGCCGCGGTGGTGTTGACGGTGAGTCTGGTGTTGCTGCCCGCGTATCCGCTGCTGGCGATCCGGCTCGGGCGCATCCCACTGCCCGAACTCCCGCAACGCTCCTCGGATTTGTTCAACGACGCCGAACAACCACCCGTGGCCAACATCTACGCCGCCGCCGCCCGCACCGACGAGCTGCTGTCCGGGTTCTTGATCGCCGTGTCCGGTGCCGCCGTGGTGTGCGCCCTCGTGTTGACCGGGGAGGGCAGCACCACCCGAATCCTGATGGTCCTGGCGGCGGCGCTGTCACTGCTGTTGCGGGCGAGGTTGTTCGCCGTCGCCCGGCAGCGAGTGCCGCTGCTGCTGGCCGGGGGGTTCGCGGGCTTGTTGTGCGTTGCCGACCGGGTGATCGCGGCCGAAACCAACGGCACCCGCATGTTGCTGCTGTTCGGGATCCTCGCGGTGGCGCTGTTGGTGGTGTATGGCGGGCTGACCTACAGCAAGAAAACCCCGTCCCCGTATTTGGGCAGGATCGCCGACATCTTCGACGTCATCTCGGTGCTGGCGCTGGTGCCCTTCGCCTTCTACATCACCGGTTTCTACACCCACGTGCAGGAACTGATGGCGGGGATCGGCTGA
- a CDS encoding type VII secretion protein EccE yields the protein MASNISTPRKGAAAFLRPARRPGRLGPLGFGRLIAIVVVHAVVLILLVQTMWLAITGVVLGVLALAGLLGRHGDRWWTDRIPLAARLWRRRKQQAQQADDPRLSAVRSLVPDVTVEDIPDWTGAVFGMGSDGAGWFAVHEVLVTHDTVQPPVPLAQLFDIAGEATQFGASVQVVGFAAERPANPELGKRHAMWVAIRLDSRAVAEAVLDDANGEPDVPEVLRELSRRVDRVLHRSGLRSRLLDADELLDALVLCCDLAPGNSGVVGERWKSWNSVRLAHSSFWLKRWPELGKAQRLIGAVHALPVALVSVAFQLVPDGENGTLRCLIRVGEPSSRHEQACADLSQTVTGFGGQLMRLNGEQAVATYLSAPSGGMAR from the coding sequence GTGGCTAGTAACATCAGCACACCCCGAAAAGGGGCGGCCGCGTTTCTCCGGCCTGCGCGCAGGCCGGGCAGGCTGGGGCCGTTGGGTTTTGGCAGACTCATCGCGATCGTCGTTGTCCACGCGGTCGTGTTGATCCTGCTGGTCCAGACAATGTGGCTGGCGATTACCGGCGTTGTACTCGGCGTGTTGGCGTTGGCCGGTTTGCTGGGCAGACATGGTGACCGCTGGTGGACCGACCGTATTCCGCTCGCGGCCCGGCTGTGGCGCAGACGGAAACAGCAGGCGCAGCAGGCCGACGATCCTCGGTTGAGCGCGGTGCGGAGTCTTGTTCCGGATGTCACGGTCGAGGACATTCCCGATTGGACCGGCGCCGTGTTCGGGATGGGCTCGGATGGTGCGGGCTGGTTCGCCGTGCACGAGGTTCTGGTCACTCACGACACCGTGCAACCCCCCGTTCCGCTAGCGCAGCTTTTCGACATCGCGGGTGAGGCCACCCAGTTCGGGGCTTCGGTGCAGGTCGTCGGGTTCGCCGCCGAGCGCCCCGCGAATCCGGAGCTGGGTAAGCGGCACGCGATGTGGGTCGCGATCCGCCTCGACTCGCGTGCCGTTGCCGAAGCCGTGCTCGATGACGCGAACGGTGAACCCGATGTTCCCGAGGTGCTGCGTGAGCTGTCGCGCCGGGTGGACAGGGTGCTGCACCGTTCGGGACTGCGGTCCCGGCTGCTGGACGCGGACGAACTGCTCGACGCGCTGGTGTTGTGCTGCGACCTGGCTCCCGGAAACAGCGGTGTGGTCGGTGAGCGCTGGAAGTCGTGGAATTCCGTGCGGCTGGCGCACAGTTCGTTTTGGCTGAAGCGGTGGCCGGAACTCGGAAAGGCACAGCGGCTGATCGGCGCGGTGCACGCGCTGCCGGTCGCGCTGGTCAGTGTCGCGTTCCAGCTTGTTCCCGACGGTGAGAACGGGACCCTGCGCTGTCTCATCAGAGTCGGCGAACCCTCCTCGCGGCACGAACAGGCCTGTGCCGACCTTTCCCAGACGGTGACCGGTTTCGGAGGTCAGCTCATGCGGCTCAACGGAGAGCAGGCAGTGGCGACATATTTGTCGGCCCCGAGCGGAGGGATGGCCCGATGA